From the Spodoptera frugiperda isolate SF20-4 chromosome 16, AGI-APGP_CSIRO_Sfru_2.0, whole genome shotgun sequence genome, one window contains:
- the LOC118280651 gene encoding microtubule-associated serine/threonine-protein kinase 3 isoform X4 gives MDRRCSQSVRTLVFDDSDSDPPKLGQKKDLSSTGAPLSLNQSAEDATKTSRQSNLVRMRRSALGKSAPTLSVHVKETCAVSRRPSRLPPPPPHHRLSLVVGSGRCSSPGTGPLSPAEGPRWPHVHHPHPLHHALLSSSVKRGKELDGRRWSVASLPSSGYGTTPGSSSLSSQCSSQERLLAVQAVCEPPRAPCPHCHQHQNSLNSSQGSGMNNWASLSDSGGSGNTAARAPSPQSPARRVRSRSLSSPSRTGGGGGSSGGSGSRDDAVSAMSALFAARFPAAQKAMDDKLRALIDEVLELDKKPDRPPIERFVQRQVLEMARDCLHKSESKQVTSTYFYDMADSLDRLLAETREKSAEAGNQVAPLVTRLILAMARPARLLECLEFDPERFYRLLEAAEGHAKHQQGITTDIPQYIIHKLGLSRDPLAELHAPPPPPPPQNTSPSKTRGRQSPPSGQGSTNAPPSENDYHVIKLISNGAYGAVYLVKHKQTRTRYAMKKISKNNLILRNQVEQAFAERDILSFADNPFVVTMYCSFETKRHLCFVLEFVEGGDCATLLRAGPLPPDMARHYFAEAVLAVEYLHSYGIVHRDLKPDNLLITATGHIKLTDFGLSKMGLMSLATNLYEEYADREARQFSDKQVCGTPEYIAPEVILRQGYGKPVDWWSMGIILYEFLVGCVPFFGDTPEELFAHTVNDDIEWPSEEDFPIAVEARAIITELLARNPRDRLGTGGTHQVKEHVYFCGLDWNNLLRRKAEFIPQLDNDEDTSYFDTRCDRYNHSEVDTDEAAEPPEAADDAGLFAAFSSTSPQWRRHYHHSCAEHDSRSTDSWPGTPDSAGPPTTPTAPLHHHPKCPMVGGTSTAESSQTDSDDVSPAARRRAALRPQHGPQHGPHHSLHAHPLAHPHPHPHPIPHPHPAPALLPHPHLSTTSTSMALVPRLSDISKKDEPHKSLSLDKPDRVERPDRPDRPDRPDRPERPEKSRPTAIVPKSMRRSASTSGLSLVIHPADDSTLSIGAGSPCAGNTSSTNSSRDSSPCRDPPSPFALPSHSLIQSSKPPIVVRRGPRGFGFTIHTVRVYYGDTDYYTMHHLVSAVNEQGAAWAAGLRAGDLITQLNGESVQGLLHTQVLRLLLAAPHATLRATPLDQTTIQAGGRRRAWCGRRATAPPRPRPRRRCSLFRRISTKRASQEMHQMVSSGECVSSPSPAPASPAADSPLHTTTTTHYQRPSSLHGLKHKLVAGGGVGAVGGGGEVRRASLQHMPLSPLARTPSPSPQPQPASPTSRCEARSPSPLAVRDCAGVGGVAGGRRAWPRRDPASPLLRRALSPDRLHPRSAESKCSISPLCCGGAGAVSGSVASAGSGAGGARRGVVWRAAAPAPPTPTPPPADKLDDAPAPLPRIAEEKDSPTHHARNLPNRTPSKQAAPSIFTSSPKPSLDKSAFDTSASFASLSLSDESFIDTSADLSLLDTSREVYLDDSRTSTDASIIIEEKPKKITIPDPPVEVQPKARKKSDSSLKDEDLKSKDKQKTKPEKPELKKQDSISRIEEKMDYAAVLKEDKSKEKVMERTGSVKKVEKQEKEKKVEKDKKQEKVEAKRSESVKRSEGLKKQESVDTIKSPEPLESEGRSKNSMVSKLLGVMGRKGTRDRDDDDHRGSKKADKHAKKK, from the exons CGATGGTCGCAGGTGGTCGGTGGCGTCACTTCCATCATCAGGCTACGGGACTACTCCGGGGAGCTCTAGTCTATCT TCGCAATGCTCGTCCCAGGAGAGGCTGCTCGCAGTGCAGGCGGTGTGCGAGCCGCCGCGAGCTCCGTGTCCACATTGCCATCAGCACCAGAACTCGCTCAA CAGTTCACAGGGCAGCGGCATGAACAACTGGGCGTCGCTGTCGGACAGCGGCGGCAGTGGCAACACCGCTGCGCGCGCGCCCTCGCCGCAGAGCCCCGCGCGACGCGTGCGCAGCAGAAGTTTGAG TTCGCCGTCCCGCACGGGTGGCGGGGGCGGGTCCAGCGGTGGCTCGGGCTCCAGAGACGATGCGGTGTCCGCCATGTCTGCACTCTTCGCTGCGCGCTTCCCCGCCGCGCAGAAAGCTATGGATGACAA ATTACGAGCGTTAATCGACGAAGTGCTAGAGTTGGACAAGAAGCCTGACCGGCCGCCCATCGAGAGATTTGTACAGAGACAG GTGTTGGAGATGGCTCGCGACTGCTTACACAAGTCGGAGTCGAAGCAAGTCACCAGCACCTATTTCTACGACATGGCGGATAGTCTGGACAGGCTACTTGCTGAG ACTAGAGAGAAATCAGCGGAAGCCGGCAACCAAGTAGCTCCCCTGGTGACTCGGCTGATACTCGCCATGGCACGGCCGGCGCGCCTGCTCGAGTGTCTCGAGTTCGATCCCGAGCGGTTCTACCGACTGCTGGAGGCCGCTGAGGGACATGCCAAGCATCAGCAG GGTATAACGACGGATATCCCGCAGTATATAATTCACAAGCTGGGCCTCTCCCGGGACCCGTTAGCTGAACTCCACGCCCCACCGCCACCCCCACCGCCACAGAATACCTCGCCTTCCAA AACGCGAGGTCGTCAGTCCCCGCCCAGTGGGCAGGGCTCCACCAACGCCCCGCCCTCCGAGAACGACTACCATGTCATCAAACTGATCTCCAACGGCGCCTACGGAGCCGTCTACCTGGTGAAACACAAACAGACTAGGACTAG GTACGCAATGAAGAAGATAAGTAAAAACAATTTGATATTAAGAAATCAAGTGGAACAAGCGTTTGCTGAGCGAGATATCCTCAGTTTTGCTGACAATCCTTTCGTG GTGACGATGTACTGCTCGTTCGAGACGAAGCGCCACCTGTGCTTCGTGCTGGAGTTCGTGGAGGGCGGGGACTGCGCCACGCTGCTGCGCGCCGGCCCGCTGCCGCCCGACATGGCGCGCCACTACTTCGCCGAGGCCGTGCTCGCCGTCGAGTACCTGCACTCCTACGGCATCGTGCACCGGGACCTTAAGCCTGATAA TTTGTTAATAACGGCGACCGGTCACATTAAACTGACGGATTTTGGTCTCAGCAAGATGGGATTGATGTCGT TGGCGACGAATCTATACGAGGAGTATGCGGACAGGGAGGCGAGGCAGTTCTCCGACAAACAAGTCTGTGGCACTCCGGAGTATATCGCGCCTGAAGTCATACTCAGACAG GGTTACGGCAAGCCGGTGGACTGGTGGTCGATGGGTATAATCCTGTACGAGTTCCTGGTCGGCTGCGTGCCCTTCTTCGGAGACACTCCTGAGGAGCTGTTCGCACATACTGTCAACG ACGACATCGAGTGGCCGTCGGAGGAGGACTTCCCCATCGCGGTGGAGGCGCGCGCCATCATCACGGAGCTGCTGGCCAGGAACCCACGGGACCGGCTCGGGACTGGCGGCACGCACCAGGTCAAG GAACACGTGTACTTCTGTGGCCTGGACTGGAACAACCTGTTGCGAAGGAAAGCGGAGTTTATACCGCAGCTGGACAACGATGAGGACACCAGCTACTTCGACA CGCGCTGCGACCGCTACAACCACAGCGAGGTGGACACGGACGAGGCGGCGGAGCCCCCCGAGGCGGCCGACGACGCCGGCCTCTTCGCCGCCTTCTCCTCCACCTCGCCGCAGTGGCGCCGACACTACCACCACTCCTGCGCTGAACACGACTCTAGG AGCACGGACAGTTGGCCCGGCACCCCGGACAGTGCGGGTCCGCCCACTACCCCCACCGCGCCGCTGCATCACCATCCTAAATGTCCG ATGGTGGGAGGCACATCGACAGCGGAGTCTTCCCAGACGGACAGCGACGACGTGTCGCCGGCGGCACGgcgccgcgccgcactgcgGCCGCAACACGGCCCGCAACATGGCCCGCACCACTCCCTGCACGCGCACCCCCTGGCACACCCCCACCCCCACCCGCACCCCATCCCCCACCCGCACCCCGCGCCCGCCTTGTTGCCACATCCCCATCTATCTACTACTTCTACATCAATGGCGCTTGTGCCTAGACT ATCCGATATATCGAAGAAGGACGAGCCCCACAAGAGCCTTAGCCTGGACAAGCCCGACCGGGTCGAGCGCCCCGACCGCCCAGACCGCCCAGACCGCCCGGACCGCCCCGAGCGGCCCGAGAAATCGCGCCCCACTGCCATCGTCCCCAAGTCCATGCGACGGTCCGCTAGCACGTCTGGACTGTCCCTGGTTATACATCCAG CAGACGACAGTACGCTGAGTATCGGCGCGGGATCCCCGTGCGCGGGCAACACGTCGTCCACGAACTCGTCCCGCGACTCGTCCCCCTGCCGGGACCCCCCCTCGCCCTTCGCGCTGCCCAGCCACTC GCTGATCCAGTCGTCGAAGCCCCCGATAGTGGTGCGGCGCGGGCCGCGCGGGTTCGGGTTCACCATCCACACCGTGCGCGTCTACTACGGCGACACCGACTACTACACCATGCACCATCTTGTCTCG GCGGTGAACGAGCAAGGCGCGGCGTGGGCGGCGGGGCtccgcgccggggacctcatCACGCAGCTCAACGGGGAGTCCGTGCAGGGACTGCTGCACACGCAG GTTCTCCGACTGCTACTGGCCGCTCCCCACGCCACGCTGCGGGCGACTCCGCTAGACCAAACTACTATACAG GCGGGTGGCCGACGTCGTGCATGGTGCGGTCGTCGCGCGACGGCGCCCCCCCGGCCGCGCCCCCGGCGGCGCTGCTCGCTGTTCCGCAGGATCTCCACCAAGCGGGCCTCGCAGGAGATGCACCAG ATGGTATCATCGGGAGAATGTGTATCGTCCCCATCCCCCGCGCCCGCGTCCCCCGCCGCCGACAGCCCGCTACATACAACCACCACTACACACTACCAACG GCCATCTTCCCTCCACGGGTTGAAGCACAAGTTAGTAGCAGGCGGTGGAGTAGGCGCAGTGGGAGGAGGGGGTGAAGTCCGCCGCGCCTCCCTGCAACACATGCCCCTCTCCCCCCTCGCACGCACCCCATCCCCCTCGCCGCAACCACAACCGGCCTCGCCTACTAG CCGATGCGAAGCGCGAAGCCCCTCCCCCTTGGCCGTGCGGGACTGCGCGGGAGTGGGGGGCGTGGCCGGGGGACGGAGGGCGTGGCCTCGCCGGGACCCCGCCTCCCCACTGCTCAGAAGAGCTCTCTCGCCTGACAG ACTACACCCCCGCTCGGCGGAATCGAAGTGCTCGATATCGCCACTATGttgcgggggcgcgggcgccgTGTCAGGCTCAGTAGCCAGTGCGGGCAGCGGCGCAgggggcgcgcggcgcggcgtggTGTGGCGGGCcgccgcccccgcgccccccacGCCCACGCCGCCCCCCGCCGACAAACTCGAcgatgcgcccgcgccgctgccCAGGATCGCGGAGGAGAAGGACTCCCCTACACATCATGCTAGGAACTTGCCTAATAG GACCCCGTCCAAGCAGGCGGCGCCCAGCATCTTCACGTCGTCCCCCAAGCCGAGCCTGGACAAGTCGGCGTTCGACACGTCGGCCTCGTTCGCGTCGCTCTCTCTCTCCGACGAGTCCTTCATTGACACGTCCGCTGATCTCTCGCTACTGGACACGTCGCGAGAGGTGTATTTGG ATGACAGTCGAACAAGCACGGACGCGAGCATAATTATAGAAGAGAAACCGAAAAAGATCACAATACCCGACCCACCAGTGGAAGTACAGCCTAAAGCCAGAAAGAAATCCGACTCTAGTCTCAAGGACGAGGACTTAAAATCGAAAGACAAGCAAAAAACCAAACCAGAAAAGccagaattaaaaaaacaagattCCATATCCAGAATTGAAGAGAAAATGGACTATGCAGCAGTGTTGAAAGAAGATAAGTCCAAAGAAAAAGTCATGGAAAGGACTGGTTCAGTGAAAAAGGTTGAGAAAcaagagaaagagaaaaaagTGGAGAAAGACAAGAAACAGGAGAAGGTTGAAGCGAAGAGGAGTGAGTCTGTCAAGAGGAGTGAGGGGCTCAAGAAGCAGGAGTCTGTTGATACTATTAAG TCACCAGAACCACTGGAATCGGAAGGTCGTTCGAAGAACAGCATGGTCAGCAAGCTGCTGGGAGTGATGGGGCGCAAGGGGACCAGGGATAGAGACGATGATGACCACAGAGGAAGCAAGAAAGCTGATAAACATGCCAAGAAGAAG TAA